A genomic segment from Nocardia cyriacigeorgica GUH-2 encodes:
- a CDS encoding exodeoxyribonuclease III codes for MPQIISTVNVNGVRAAAGKGLLAWLAATEADIICLQETRATDEQVAAALAPALDQGWQLAHAEPGAKGRAGVGVLSRRAPRAVRTAITPDSEFAATGRFIEVEFDEVTVASVYVHTGEAGTERQEEKYRFLGEIAAHLRTKTGNYVIAGDWNIAHTERDIKNWKGNLKNAGFLPEERAWIDAQLAAGYVDVVRALHPEGDGPYSWWSYRGRAFDNDAGWRIDYQLVTPDLAERAKQAIVERADAYDQRWSDHAPVTVQYR; via the coding sequence GTGCCCCAGATCATCTCGACAGTGAACGTCAACGGCGTGCGCGCTGCCGCGGGTAAAGGCCTGCTCGCCTGGCTCGCGGCCACCGAGGCCGACATCATCTGTCTGCAAGAGACCCGCGCGACCGACGAGCAGGTCGCGGCCGCGCTGGCGCCCGCACTCGACCAGGGCTGGCAGCTCGCGCACGCCGAGCCCGGCGCCAAGGGCCGGGCCGGGGTCGGCGTGCTGTCGCGACGGGCGCCGCGCGCGGTGCGCACCGCGATCACCCCGGACAGCGAATTCGCCGCGACCGGCCGGTTCATCGAGGTCGAATTCGATGAGGTCACCGTGGCCAGCGTGTATGTGCATACCGGCGAGGCGGGCACCGAGCGGCAGGAGGAGAAGTACCGGTTCCTGGGCGAGATCGCGGCCCATCTGCGCACGAAGACGGGCAACTATGTGATCGCCGGTGACTGGAATATCGCCCACACCGAACGCGACATCAAGAACTGGAAGGGCAACCTGAAGAACGCCGGCTTCCTGCCCGAAGAACGCGCCTGGATCGATGCCCAGCTGGCCGCGGGCTACGTCGACGTGGTGCGCGCGCTGCATCCCGAAGGCGACGGCCCCTACAGCTGGTGGTCCTACCGCGGCCGCGCCTTCGACAACGACGCCGGGTGGCGCATCGATTACCAGCTCGTCACCCCCGACCTGGCCGAACGCGCCAAGCAGGCGATCGTGGAACGCGCCGACGCCTACGACCAGCGCTGGTCCGACCACGCGCCCGTCACCGTCCAGTACCGGTGA
- a CDS encoding ribonuclease domain-containing protein: MKAKVLRILSVLGAVVVAVVVALLTTQGDDDKSASTSTTSAKAAATSAATPDGMPRGTGSTAPVVSKAPGVPDRAYATLREIDAGRWPGSANSPGTKGGDRFYNRGGDLPAKDANGKAITYQEWDVNPKQPGRSRDAERIVTGSDGSAWYTGDHYETFTRMR; encoded by the coding sequence GTGAAAGCGAAGGTCCTCCGGATCCTGTCCGTGCTGGGCGCGGTGGTGGTCGCCGTGGTGGTCGCACTACTGACCACCCAGGGCGATGACGACAAGAGCGCGAGTACCTCGACCACCTCGGCCAAGGCCGCCGCCACCAGCGCGGCCACCCCGGACGGCATGCCGCGCGGCACCGGATCCACCGCGCCGGTGGTGTCCAAGGCACCCGGCGTCCCCGACCGCGCCTACGCGACCCTGCGCGAGATCGACGCCGGACGCTGGCCCGGCTCGGCCAACTCGCCCGGCACCAAGGGCGGCGACCGGTTCTACAACCGCGGCGGCGATCTGCCCGCCAAGGATGCGAACGGCAAGGCGATCACGTATCAGGAATGGGACGTCAACCCCAAGCAGCCCGGCCGATCTCGCGACGCCGAACGCATCGTCACCGGCAGCGACGGTTCGGCCTGGTATACCGGTGACCACTACGAAACGTTCACGAGGATGCGCTGA
- a CDS encoding barstar family protein — translation MTIALSQFLAPQLAPAPSVRGSAPVFGALDVGAPEFSGVRYQAPSGYRVRELRGKKMRTVAGVLDEFAAALQFPYYFGANKDAFDDCLRDLDDYLGSAEGYVVVIRDADQLLADAPQERAWLAEALSETADYWWQREIVFRVVVQGATEGLPSIGLHL, via the coding sequence ATGACCATCGCGTTATCGCAGTTCCTGGCTCCGCAGCTGGCGCCGGCGCCGTCGGTGCGCGGATCCGCGCCGGTGTTCGGTGCCCTCGATGTGGGGGCGCCGGAGTTCAGCGGCGTCCGGTATCAGGCGCCGTCGGGGTATCGGGTGCGGGAGTTGCGCGGTAAGAAGATGCGCACCGTGGCCGGCGTGCTGGACGAGTTCGCCGCCGCCCTGCAATTCCCGTACTACTTCGGCGCCAACAAGGACGCCTTCGACGACTGCCTGCGCGATCTCGACGACTACCTCGGTTCGGCCGAAGGGTACGTGGTGGTGATCCGTGACGCCGATCAGCTGCTCGCCGACGCACCGCAGGAGCGGGCCTGGCTGGCCGAGGCGTTGAGCGAGACCGCCGACTATTGGTGGCAGCGCGAGATTGTGTTCCGGGTGGTCGTGCAGGGCGCGACGGAAGGACTGCCGAGCATCGGCCTGCATCTGTGA
- a CDS encoding TetR/AcrR family transcriptional regulator: protein MTAQRTYGGISADERRAQRRAALLEAALEIIGTQGLAKLTVSGLCNRAGLNERYYYESFDSREAVLTALIDGISEELATVIVAALHAAPADTRSKAQAAITAGIHLLTDDPRKAEVALVAGMATPELRARTTETVRVFARLVATEGVEFYGITDPQPDPVIDFRATYLVGGLIQTLTGWLRGDLPISRDELIEHTTDVFVLLGEDLANRLG, encoded by the coding sequence GTGACTGCGCAGCGGACCTACGGCGGAATCTCCGCGGACGAGCGCCGGGCGCAGCGGCGTGCGGCGCTGCTGGAGGCCGCGCTCGAGATCATTGGCACCCAGGGCCTGGCCAAGCTCACTGTCTCCGGTCTGTGCAACCGGGCCGGGCTCAACGAGCGCTACTACTACGAGAGTTTCGACAGTCGCGAGGCGGTGCTGACCGCACTGATCGACGGTATCTCCGAGGAGCTGGCGACGGTGATCGTCGCGGCCCTGCACGCCGCGCCCGCCGACACCCGGTCCAAGGCGCAGGCCGCGATCACCGCGGGTATCCACCTGCTCACCGACGATCCGCGCAAGGCGGAGGTGGCGTTGGTGGCGGGCATGGCGACGCCGGAGCTGCGGGCCCGCACCACCGAGACGGTGCGGGTGTTCGCGCGGCTGGTCGCCACCGAGGGCGTCGAGTTCTACGGCATCACCGATCCGCAACCGGATCCGGTGATCGATTTCCGCGCCACCTACCTGGTGGGCGGGTTGATCCAGACGCTCACCGGCTGGCTGCGCGGTGATCTGCCGATCAGCCGCGACGAGTTGATCGAGCACACCACCGACGTGTTCGTACTGCTCGGCGAGGACCTGGCGAACCGCCTGGGCTGA
- the trpS gene encoding tryptophan--tRNA ligase yields the protein MSSPASSPVAAGERKQRVLSGIQPTSSSFHLGNYLGALQYWVTMQDDYDALYFIPNMHAITVPQDPKELRTRTRRAVAQLLAIGIDPARSTLFVQSQVPEHAELTWVLSCLTGFGEASRMTQFKDKSVKQGAENATVGLFTYPVLMAADILLYRPHQVPVGEDQRQHLELTRNLAQRFNTRFKKTFVVPEAHIVKGTAKIYDLQDPTAKMSKSAASDAGLINLLDDPKVTAKKIRSAVTDTEREIRYDPEAKPGVSNLLVILGSLTETPIVTLEKDYAGKGYGDLKSDVADALVEFVTPLQAKVEEYLADQGELDRILAKGAERAREIAGNTLAQVYERVGF from the coding sequence ATGTCCAGTCCTGCTTCCAGCCCGGTCGCCGCCGGTGAACGCAAACAGCGGGTCCTGTCCGGGATCCAGCCCACCAGCTCCTCGTTCCATCTCGGGAACTACCTCGGTGCGTTGCAGTACTGGGTGACCATGCAGGACGATTACGACGCGCTCTACTTCATCCCGAACATGCACGCCATCACGGTGCCGCAGGACCCGAAGGAGCTGCGCACCCGCACGCGCCGGGCGGTGGCCCAGCTGCTGGCCATCGGCATCGACCCGGCCCGCTCCACGCTGTTCGTGCAGAGCCAGGTGCCCGAGCACGCCGAACTCACCTGGGTGCTGAGCTGCCTCACCGGTTTCGGCGAGGCCAGCCGGATGACCCAGTTCAAGGACAAGTCGGTCAAACAGGGCGCGGAGAACGCGACCGTCGGCCTGTTCACCTATCCGGTGCTGATGGCCGCCGACATCCTGCTCTACCGGCCGCACCAGGTGCCGGTCGGCGAGGATCAGCGCCAGCATCTCGAGCTGACCCGGAACCTGGCCCAGCGCTTCAACACTCGGTTCAAGAAGACCTTCGTGGTACCCGAGGCGCATATCGTCAAGGGCACCGCCAAGATCTACGACCTGCAGGATCCGACCGCGAAGATGAGCAAGTCGGCCGCCTCCGACGCCGGCCTGATCAACCTGCTCGACGATCCGAAGGTGACGGCCAAGAAGATCCGGTCCGCGGTCACCGACACCGAGCGCGAGATCCGCTACGACCCCGAGGCCAAGCCCGGTGTCAGCAATCTGCTGGTGATCCTCGGCTCGCTCACCGAGACCCCGATCGTCACGTTGGAAAAGGATTACGCGGGCAAGGGCTACGGCGATCTGAAATCCGACGTCGCCGACGCGCTGGTCGAATTTGTCACGCCGTTGCAGGCGAAGGTGGAAGAGTATCTCGCGGATCAGGGCGAACTCGACCGCATCCTCGCCAAGGGTGCCGAACGGGCGCGGGAGATCGCCGGCAACACCCTCGCACAGGTCTACGAGCGAGTGGGTTTCTGA
- the yhjD gene encoding inner membrane protein YhjD, translated as MQLIDNVKAALSRQVAARPWLDHLVRAAGRYQSQRGDYFAAGITYFTVLSLFPLLMVAFAAAGFVLAGNPELLDEIEQRVVENIPGELGTQLNDLIDQAIRSRTAVGVIGLLTGLYTGLGWMANLRAALTEQWEQKTEDGNWIVTKINDLGALIGLALAFVVSLGLSGLASSGLGAQLLELVGLRDVPGARFVLWLLSTLLALLASWAVFAWMIARLPREKVTLASAAKAAALAAVAFEVFKMIASIYLQSVMSSPAGAAFGSVIGLMVFSYITYRIVLFATAWAATAAENEPEAEVPVPGPAVIRPRMQDAGRFGSGATYFGAGAVAALGLSLLRRRRH; from the coding sequence GTGCAGTTGATCGACAACGTCAAAGCGGCGCTTTCCCGGCAGGTCGCGGCGCGGCCATGGCTCGACCATCTGGTGCGCGCCGCGGGGCGGTATCAGAGCCAGCGCGGTGACTACTTCGCCGCGGGCATCACCTATTTCACGGTGCTGTCGCTGTTTCCGCTGCTCATGGTGGCCTTCGCGGCCGCCGGTTTCGTGCTGGCCGGTAATCCGGAGCTGCTCGACGAGATCGAGCAGCGGGTGGTCGAGAACATTCCCGGCGAGCTGGGCACCCAGCTCAACGACCTCATCGACCAGGCCATCAGATCCCGCACCGCGGTCGGCGTCATCGGCCTGCTGACCGGTCTCTACACCGGTCTGGGCTGGATGGCGAACCTGCGCGCCGCGCTGACCGAGCAGTGGGAGCAGAAGACCGAGGACGGCAACTGGATCGTCACCAAGATCAACGATCTGGGTGCGCTGATCGGCCTGGCCTTGGCCTTCGTGGTGTCGCTGGGCCTGTCCGGTCTGGCCTCCAGTGGGCTGGGCGCGCAATTGCTCGAGCTGGTGGGGCTACGTGATGTGCCGGGTGCGCGGTTCGTGCTGTGGCTGCTGTCGACGCTGCTCGCGCTCCTCGCCTCCTGGGCCGTGTTCGCCTGGATGATCGCGCGGCTGCCGCGCGAGAAAGTGACCCTGGCCAGCGCGGCCAAGGCAGCGGCCCTGGCGGCGGTGGCGTTCGAGGTGTTCAAGATGATCGCCTCGATCTACCTGCAATCGGTGATGAGCAGCCCGGCGGGCGCGGCCTTCGGCTCGGTGATCGGTCTGATGGTGTTCAGCTACATCACCTACCGGATCGTGCTGTTCGCGACCGCGTGGGCCGCAACCGCCGCCGAGAACGAGCCCGAAGCCGAGGTGCCGGTGCCCGGGCCTGCGGTGATCCGGCCGCGGATGCAGGATGCGGGGCGGTTCGGTAGTGGGGCGACGTATTTCGGCGCCGGTGCGGTTGCCGCGCTGGGACTTTCGCTGTTGCGGCGGCGTCGGCACTAG
- a CDS encoding D-alanyl-D-alanine carboxypeptidase family protein, whose product MNMRELRRRAGVAVAAMLTVGVVVAGGPAGAEPTGTTGPTTTPFTTPNTDNCAQRTLPPPPIDLSEVPEPGQPTPKPLPVPDPPIGGKRMGECGVVVPAGAPPVPAEISATSWMVSDMDTGEVLAAKDPHGRYRPASTIKVLLATVALRTLDLDTVVTGTQADADVDGTRVGIGPGGRYSNRQLMQALIMASGNDAAHSIAAQLGGDDAAVAKMNELAKSLHALDTRAATPSGLDGPGMSTSAYDLSLLFREAMTIPLFAELIHTEQIDFPGYPADPRIPGDKDHPGFPVGNDNHLLYNYEGALGGKTGFTDDARQTFVAAAERDGRRLIVTLLKADVLPIRPWEQAARLLDYGFALGPGDSVGNLPGPDTETAPTGVALAAPPQGSEVGHLAQSAGGGPDRDDLRWVLVVGGAIMVLVLLAGARRITKRR is encoded by the coding sequence ATGAACATGCGGGAACTTCGCCGCCGGGCCGGGGTGGCGGTAGCGGCAATGCTGACGGTGGGTGTGGTGGTGGCCGGCGGGCCCGCGGGGGCCGAGCCCACGGGGACCACCGGGCCGACGACGACACCGTTCACCACGCCGAATACCGACAACTGCGCGCAGCGAACCTTGCCGCCGCCGCCGATCGATTTGTCGGAGGTGCCGGAGCCGGGGCAGCCGACGCCGAAGCCGTTGCCGGTGCCGGATCCGCCGATCGGCGGGAAGCGGATGGGTGAGTGCGGGGTGGTGGTGCCCGCGGGGGCGCCGCCGGTGCCTGCCGAGATCTCGGCGACGTCGTGGATGGTGTCGGATATGGACACCGGCGAGGTGCTGGCCGCGAAGGATCCGCACGGGCGGTATCGGCCGGCCAGCACGATCAAGGTGCTGCTGGCGACGGTGGCGCTGCGGACGCTGGATCTGGACACCGTGGTCACCGGCACGCAGGCCGACGCCGACGTGGACGGCACCCGGGTCGGCATCGGCCCTGGTGGGCGCTACAGCAACCGTCAGCTGATGCAGGCGCTGATCATGGCGTCGGGCAATGACGCCGCGCATTCGATCGCCGCGCAGCTGGGCGGTGACGACGCCGCGGTGGCCAAGATGAACGAGCTGGCGAAATCGCTGCACGCGCTCGACACCCGCGCCGCGACGCCGTCGGGGTTGGACGGGCCCGGCATGAGCACCTCGGCCTACGACCTGTCGCTGCTGTTCCGCGAGGCGATGACGATCCCGCTGTTCGCCGAGCTGATCCACACCGAGCAGATCGATTTCCCCGGCTATCCGGCCGATCCGCGCATCCCCGGCGACAAGGACCATCCCGGTTTCCCGGTCGGCAACGACAACCATCTGCTCTACAACTACGAGGGCGCGCTCGGCGGCAAGACCGGCTTCACCGACGACGCCAGGCAGACCTTCGTGGCGGCGGCCGAACGCGATGGCCGCCGGTTGATCGTCACGCTGCTCAAGGCCGATGTGCTGCCGATCCGGCCATGGGAGCAGGCGGCGCGGCTGCTGGATTACGGATTCGCGCTCGGCCCAGGCGATTCGGTGGGCAATCTGCCCGGACCGGACACCGAGACCGCGCCGACGGGTGTCGCGCTGGCCGCGCCGCCGCAAGGTTCGGAGGTCGGGCATCTGGCGCAATCGGCGGGTGGCGGCCCGGACCGCGATGATCTGCGGTGGGTGCTGGTCGTCGGCGGCGCGATCATGGTGCTGGTGTTGCTCGCCGGTGCCCGTCGAATCACCAAGCGCCGCTGA
- a CDS encoding metal ABC transporter substrate-binding protein: MGATGCGAIEADDGKPTVLTTFTVLADIAANVAGEHLTVESITKPGAEVHGYEPTPGDIKKAAKADLILDNGMNLEAWFGQFVEDSEAAHVTVSDGVAPMSITEDAYQGKPNPHAWMSPLNVRTYVDNMVTAFSELDPGHAADFRANGDKYKAELQRVNDELVAELSVLPQHQRALVTCEGAFSYLARDAGLTEKYIWPVNAEQQATPQQITSAIEFVRANQVPAVFCESTVSDAPMRRVVEATGASFGGVLYVDSLSAPDGPVPTYLELIRHDADLIGAALTGSKP; encoded by the coding sequence GTGGGGGCTACCGGGTGCGGTGCGATCGAGGCCGATGACGGGAAGCCGACGGTACTGACGACCTTCACCGTGCTCGCCGATATCGCGGCGAACGTGGCGGGCGAACATCTGACCGTCGAGTCGATCACCAAGCCGGGGGCCGAGGTACACGGTTACGAGCCGACGCCGGGCGATATCAAGAAAGCCGCCAAGGCGGATCTGATCCTCGACAACGGGATGAACCTGGAAGCATGGTTCGGGCAGTTCGTCGAGGACTCCGAGGCCGCGCACGTGACCGTCAGTGACGGTGTCGCGCCGATGAGCATCACCGAGGACGCCTACCAGGGCAAGCCCAATCCACACGCCTGGATGTCGCCGCTGAACGTGCGCACCTACGTCGACAATATGGTCACCGCGTTCAGTGAACTCGACCCCGGCCACGCCGCCGACTTCCGCGCCAACGGCGACAAGTACAAGGCCGAGCTGCAGCGGGTCAACGACGAGCTCGTGGCCGAGTTGAGTGTGCTGCCCCAGCACCAGCGGGCCCTGGTCACCTGCGAGGGCGCGTTCTCCTACCTCGCCCGTGACGCCGGCCTCACCGAGAAATACATCTGGCCGGTCAACGCCGAACAACAGGCCACACCGCAGCAGATCACCTCGGCGATCGAATTCGTCCGCGCCAACCAGGTGCCCGCGGTGTTCTGCGAATCGACCGTCTCCGACGCGCCGATGCGCCGCGTCGTCGAGGCCACCGGCGCCAGCTTCGGCGGCGTGCTGTACGTGGACTCGCTGTCCGCACCGGACGGCCCGGTCCCGACCTATCTCGAGCTCATCCGCCACGACGCCGACCTGATCGGCGCGGCACTGACCGGGAGCAAGCCATGA
- a CDS encoding metal ABC transporter ATP-binding protein, whose amino-acid sequence MSDQPAIEVRDVTVHYGSVLALDAVDLTVESGRVCGLIGMNGSGKSTLFKTIMGLVTPDRGTVRIGGGTPAAARKAGVVGYVPQSEDVDWSFPLSVRDVVTTGRYGRMGFTRRARRSDRDAVDHALERVELTDLADRQIGQLSGGQRKRAFVARGIAQGATALLLDEPFAGVDKRSEATITGLLRELAADGATVLVSTHDLHALPGLADEAVLLMRKVLMHGDPDEALRPESLALAFGLDVMGQR is encoded by the coding sequence ATGAGCGATCAACCAGCGATCGAGGTCCGCGACGTCACCGTCCATTACGGTTCGGTGCTCGCGCTCGACGCCGTCGACCTGACCGTCGAATCCGGACGGGTGTGCGGGCTCATCGGCATGAACGGCTCCGGTAAATCGACGCTGTTCAAGACGATCATGGGGCTGGTCACCCCCGACCGCGGCACCGTACGGATCGGTGGCGGCACACCGGCTGCGGCCCGGAAGGCAGGGGTGGTCGGCTATGTACCGCAGAGCGAGGACGTCGACTGGTCGTTCCCGCTGTCGGTACGCGATGTGGTGACCACCGGCCGCTACGGACGGATGGGATTCACCCGCCGGGCCCGGCGCAGCGATCGCGACGCGGTCGACCATGCGCTCGAGCGGGTCGAACTCACCGATCTCGCCGACCGGCAGATCGGCCAGCTGTCCGGCGGCCAGCGCAAACGCGCGTTCGTCGCTCGCGGGATCGCCCAGGGCGCCACCGCGCTGCTGCTGGACGAACCTTTCGCCGGCGTCGACAAGCGGTCCGAAGCCACCATCACCGGGCTACTGCGGGAACTGGCGGCCGACGGGGCGACGGTGCTGGTGTCGACGCACGACCTGCATGCCTTGCCCGGGCTCGCCGACGAAGCGGTGCTGCTCATGCGCAAGGTCTTGATGCACGGCGACCCGGATGAGGCGCTGCGCCCCGAAAGCCTCGCCCTCGCTTTCGGTCTCGACGTCATGGGGCAACGGTGA
- a CDS encoding metal ABC transporter permease gives MNLIDFFVDPLRYEFMVRALATSVIAAVVCAVLSCWLVLIGWSLMGDAVSHAVLPGVVLAYIVGAPFAVGAVIFGFLAVALIGVVRDTSRVKEDAAIGIVFTTLFAFGLVLVSVTPSQTDLNHIIFGNLLGVSRSDLVQIAILAAIVFAALVLKRRDFTLYAFDPTHAHAIGMSPRLLGAALLGLLALTSVVALQAVGVILVVAMLIIPGATAYLLTDRFGRMLVIAPAISAACAVIGLYLSFHLDTASGGMIVVTQGVAFAAVYLFAPRHGVIGARIAAARRKAAGVTVAP, from the coding sequence ATGAACCTGATCGATTTCTTCGTGGACCCGCTGCGCTACGAGTTCATGGTGCGTGCGCTGGCGACCAGCGTCATCGCGGCCGTGGTGTGCGCGGTGCTGTCGTGCTGGCTGGTGCTGATCGGCTGGTCGCTGATGGGTGATGCGGTCTCGCACGCGGTGCTGCCCGGCGTGGTGCTGGCCTATATCGTCGGAGCGCCATTCGCGGTGGGTGCGGTGATCTTCGGGTTCCTCGCGGTGGCTTTGATCGGGGTGGTGCGCGACACCAGCCGAGTCAAAGAAGACGCCGCCATCGGCATCGTGTTCACCACGTTGTTCGCGTTCGGCCTGGTGCTGGTGTCGGTGACGCCGAGCCAAACCGACCTCAATCACATCATTTTCGGCAATCTGCTCGGCGTGAGCCGTTCGGATCTGGTGCAGATCGCCATCCTGGCCGCGATCGTATTCGCCGCGCTGGTTCTCAAACGCCGCGACTTCACCCTCTACGCCTTCGACCCCACGCACGCGCACGCCATCGGGATGAGCCCGCGGCTGCTCGGCGCCGCCCTGCTCGGCCTGCTCGCGTTGACGTCGGTGGTGGCGTTGCAGGCCGTCGGAGTGATCCTGGTGGTCGCGATGCTGATCATTCCGGGTGCGACGGCGTATCTGCTGACCGATCGTTTCGGGCGCATGCTCGTCATCGCCCCGGCGATCTCGGCGGCGTGTGCCGTGATCGGGCTGTACCTGAGCTTCCACCTCGATACCGCCTCGGGCGGAATGATCGTGGTCACCCAGGGCGTCGCGTTCGCGGCGGTGTACCTGTTCGCCCCGCGCCACGGAGTGATCGGGGCTCGAATCGCCGCGGCGCGACGGAAAGCGGCCGGAGTCACGGTCGCTCCGTAA
- a CDS encoding JAB domain-containing protein: MSVPIAHLPTGQRPRERLAALGPAALTDGELLALLLRNGRRGESALEMAAELLAEHGGLAGLAVARPEELAMRSGVGAAKAASIIAAFHLANRARQGTTSATCLRGAADVARIAQPLFAGARVERLLVLVCDARNRLRQPVFVAEGAIDQVAVPVREILNTVLRHDGRAFALAHNHPSGDPSPSIDDRRATTLLVEAARTVGLRFLDHVVVAGEQWRSAPALAAV, from the coding sequence ATGTCGGTCCCGATCGCCCACCTGCCCACAGGTCAGCGTCCGCGTGAGCGGCTGGCCGCGCTCGGACCGGCCGCCCTCACCGACGGAGAACTGCTCGCCCTGTTGTTACGCAACGGCAGGCGCGGGGAAAGCGCGCTGGAAATGGCGGCCGAACTGCTGGCCGAGCACGGCGGCCTCGCCGGACTGGCGGTCGCGCGCCCGGAGGAACTGGCCATGCGCTCGGGCGTCGGCGCCGCGAAGGCCGCCTCGATCATCGCTGCCTTCCACCTGGCCAATCGGGCCCGGCAGGGAACTACGTCCGCCACCTGCCTGCGTGGCGCCGCCGATGTCGCTCGAATCGCGCAGCCGCTGTTCGCCGGCGCCCGGGTGGAACGGCTACTGGTGCTGGTCTGCGACGCACGTAACCGCTTGCGCCAGCCAGTATTCGTGGCCGAAGGCGCGATCGATCAGGTGGCGGTCCCGGTGCGGGAGATCTTGAATACGGTGCTGCGCCACGACGGACGCGCTTTCGCTCTCGCACACAATCATCCGTCCGGAGATCCCTCGCCCAGCATCGACGACCGCCGCGCCACCACCCTGCTGGTCGAGGCCGCGCGCACCGTCGGGCTGCGGTTCCTCGATCATGTGGTCGTCGCGGGTGAGCAATGGCGTAGTGCGCCTGCGCTTGCGGCGGTGTGA
- a CDS encoding type II toxin-antitoxin system VapB family antitoxin — translation MRTVRIDLDQKLLAAAGAIMGTSTSAATINEALRRIVVHERQLRHLEKLASGARRSEAELVVVDR, via the coding sequence ATGCGGACCGTGCGGATCGATCTCGACCAGAAACTGCTCGCCGCGGCGGGTGCCATCATGGGCACCTCGACCAGCGCGGCAACCATCAACGAAGCGCTGCGCCGCATTGTGGTGCATGAGCGGCAGCTGCGACACCTGGAGAAGCTGGCCTCCGGTGCGCGGCGTTCGGAAGCGGAACTGGTCGTCGTCGACCGATAG
- a CDS encoding phenylalanine 4-monooxygenase — translation MFTEAQLYSPVTRTGDGDVTVHLSDEHPGVHDPEYRARRNAIAALALDYQLGGPVPRIEYTDDEQRVWQIVSAELARKHRAYACTEVLEAASRLALPTDRIPQLDEVSAALRPLTGFRYVPAAGLVPLREFFGSFADRIFHATQYIRHHSAPLYTPEPDAIHEVIGHANQIASPRFAAIYETVGAAVARLETQEALKFLADVFWFSMEFGVVREHGEIRCYGAGLLSSYGEIEEFRQAELRPLDIAAMGTATYDITHYQPILYCAESISEIEDVVGGFFAEMDDETPMRLATAR, via the coding sequence ATGTTCACCGAAGCACAGCTCTATTCGCCGGTCACCCGCACCGGTGACGGTGACGTGACGGTGCATCTGAGCGACGAGCACCCCGGCGTGCACGACCCCGAGTACCGGGCCCGGCGCAATGCCATCGCCGCGCTCGCGCTCGACTACCAGCTCGGCGGCCCCGTGCCGCGCATCGAGTACACCGACGACGAGCAGCGGGTCTGGCAGATCGTGTCCGCCGAACTCGCTCGCAAACACCGCGCCTACGCCTGCACCGAGGTCCTCGAGGCGGCGTCGCGGCTGGCCCTGCCCACCGACCGTATCCCGCAGCTGGACGAGGTATCGGCAGCACTGCGACCTTTGACCGGATTCCGCTATGTGCCGGCCGCGGGCCTGGTGCCGCTGCGCGAGTTCTTCGGCTCCTTCGCCGACCGGATCTTCCACGCCACCCAATACATCCGCCACCACTCGGCGCCGCTCTACACCCCCGAACCCGACGCCATTCACGAGGTGATCGGCCACGCCAACCAGATCGCCAGCCCCCGATTCGCCGCCATCTACGAAACCGTCGGTGCCGCCGTCGCCCGCTTGGAAACCCAGGAAGCGCTGAAGTTCCTCGCCGACGTCTTCTGGTTCTCGATGGAGTTCGGCGTCGTCCGGGAGCACGGCGAAATCCGTTGCTACGGCGCCGGCCTGCTCTCCTCCTACGGCGAGATCGAAGAGTTCCGCCAGGCCGAGCTCCGCCCACTCGACATCGCCGCCATGGGCACCGCCACCTACGACATCACCCACTACCAGCCGATCCTCTACTGCGCCGAGTCGATCAGCGAGATCGAGGATGTGGTCGGCGGGTTCTTCGCGGAGATGGACGACGAGACGCCGATGCGGCTGGCGACCGCTCGCTGA
- a CDS encoding prevent-host-death protein, whose product MSAVHYDSYTEARSHLKDLLDAASEGRVATVRRDTDYAAVVDAERLRYALAMLCPSSAEVVSENNGWSVFLPGLPIAADGATLDEAIDETVLALREYAEDWQDRLRNAPNHRENWGLVQLVSLSTDAQLRDWLVGARE is encoded by the coding sequence ATGTCCGCCGTGCACTACGACAGCTACACCGAGGCTCGCAGCCATCTGAAGGACCTATTGGACGCAGCCAGTGAGGGTCGTGTCGCGACCGTTCGGCGCGACACCGACTACGCCGCCGTGGTGGACGCGGAACGTCTTCGCTATGCGCTGGCGATGCTGTGCCCCTCGTCCGCCGAAGTGGTTTCCGAGAACAATGGATGGTCAGTGTTCCTGCCGGGGCTGCCGATCGCCGCCGACGGCGCCACGCTCGACGAGGCCATCGATGAGACCGTCCTCGCGCTCCGCGAGTATGCCGAAGACTGGCAGGACCGACTCCGCAATGCACCCAACCACCGCGAGAACTGGGGCCTGGTACAGCTGGTCAGCCTCAGCACCGATGCCCAGCTTCGCGATTGGCTGGTCGGAGCGCGCGAATGA